TCTTGTAGTACTGTCCCTACTTTATCCCCTCGAACTTAATCCTATAACAACACCCTGTCGGCTGTAGTGTAGTATAACACAAGTTCGGACCAACTAATGTAGGTCCAAATCCTTGTGGTGGTATAAGATAAAACTAAGGAAAAAGTGGGGTAGCCACCCAACAGTAGCAGTGGGAGACAATAGCTGTTTGTGTGACATCCACAGCTTCACTGATACTCTATTCAGACATCCCGCCAGAGTTTCAGAGGAGGGAGGGCGCGTCTTTGTACCCTGAACCCCGTCACCTCTGCTCGTCATTTGCAAAATAGCAAATCAGTTTTGAACCCACGAGCCCTCAACTCCTGCAGTTTCAGCAATGttatatgttattttaattttgtttctggTTATTTAAAGTATTTCAGGGTTTTGGAACAAAATTCGATACATTTTGCAGCAATTGATAATTCTAGTTAATTCGCTATGCAAATATTGTTGGCATTGCTGAACccacaaaaatgcaaatatcacctcagaaatatttatattcatgttgCTAATATAAAAAGGAATGATTGATTGTTCAATTTGTTTGACTAGCACCTAAAGggtgtcaaataaaaataaatacaattgaatggaaatcaacaacaaacataGCATTGTATTATGACTTTAAATAGGGACTTTCGAGGTGAAAGTGTGTAGAGCAATGTGGAAAGTGTTTCTAATATACAGAGAGTAGAGTGCATCAAGTGAAACCTTCTCATTTCACTCTCTGTCTTTGCAGAACAATTGATTTAATCTTCTGAACTTTGAACTAGAAGACAGAAGTAATTCCAAATTCAAAGCTTTTGTTCCAGTGCGCCTATTTGTGGCCACTTGTCCCGTTGCCTACATTACAACAACTCAACTAATGGCTTGTTGTGTTTGCACCATAAATCTGGAGACTTATAAAACCAGATTGACCTAGAAGAATACCTTGAGTTAGTGCATGTTTGACTTGAATAGGTCATTGTCTCGCCTTTGTCTGCTAGAAAATGCCAAAGTGTATTAACTTAATTGCTTGCGCTGgttgatttattttgcttttcattGTACATGTTTATGTCTAATTTGTGTCTGTCCTGACATGGCCTTTTGTCTGCAAGGCTTATGTTGACTTCTACTTCATGCCAAAGTCACATTCAGGAGTTATTTGTCATCTAGTTACCTTTCTTTCCTCAAGGTATAACCATTTTGATATAAACATTGGGATGATGTAGGGCTATAACCCTGCTGCTGATTTCAGAAAGCGCTTGCTTCATCCTGTAGTGACGTAGCTTCCTCAAATTCccatttggaagaaaaaaaaaactcaaatatttaTGAAACAGTTGAAAGATAATGTGGCATATCGTGTAACAAACTTccattgtgatgtttttcattttttttgtgggagAGTTTAGAAGTTGTCCCAAACTAAAAGTCCTTAAGTTGACAAATGAGCCTGCTATACATATCTCATAATAAGGTCTAGTAATTGTTCCTTGgtggctgcagctgcttttgggaaaataaacaacacagcatTTAAGGCTGCAAACATCAGCTTTGAACATGTATCTGCACAATTAACTTAAGAGATATTAATGTAGTGAAATGAAACGGCTATTATAAAGAACTACACAAACACTTTCTAAACTAAACTGCAGATTGCATTTTTTGCTTATGTTGTGTCCTTTCTTTACAGACTCTGGCAACTGTATGTTTTGTCACTTTTGAACTCCAAAAAAAGTTTTCTGTCCCTGTGTGAAGGCCTgatcctttattattattattattattattattattattgattgtTGTGAGGCTTTAAACCAACCACAACTGTATGAGGAAATGCACCGCTCAGCTGTGATtaccacagagaaaacaagagtGGTTTCTccactaaacaaacaaacaaaagaaaatcgcCCTGGACATGGATCAACACACAAAGTTAAACTTTCAACGGTCTCCTGTGATATCTTTTGTGTTTAGTGTTTTCTGGAAATATAGCTTATCAGCCTTTCCGAACTTCATAACCAAGCAGTAAATTCAAATTACGAAAGAAGGAAGATGGGTTTTCATGACTATGTTGATATGGTTTGTTGCGTACAACGATCTCCTTTTGATACTCTGGGGTAGGGtaggcaataataataaaatatgatattaTATAATCAGTTGGACCATTTAGATACAGATATAGAGAAGGCAAACAGTGAGCTTGATGAACACAAGCCAAGAATGTGCCAACTGGCTGCAGTTTCACAAACTGATCTGCCCTTAGACCTACTTCTCCCTCAGATGCGTCATATTTGCGTCAAGTAATTGGCCGCCGTTGTTCGCAGCGTGGCGGTAATTGctgctcatttgtttctgtgcagGATGTGAAGCTGTCACCTGAAGTGGAACCGTTCATCCCACAGAAGAAAGGTCTTGAAGGATCCCTAGTCAGCATGAGTTTATCGGGCGAGccgggtggaggaggaggaggaggaggaggaggtggtggtggaggaggaggagggggtggagggatAGGAGGAGGCAGTGGAGGGGTGGAAACCACTCCCATACCCAGCTACCTCATCACCTGCTACCCTTTCGTCCAAGAGAACCAACCCAACAGGTACGATGTCACGACTGGGGGACACCTGGAAACCGAAGCTCAAAAGCCGCTCGCTTCAACCCTGTTTTACCATGAGCTCACGAAACCAGTATGCTTCCTGATAATTATCAAGTGTTGTCAAACGTTTGACATATTGCCTTTTAGAAGTCTGGTGAGTTTCGACCAGCCAAAGAACAATGTTCTCTCTCCTGGACTCTCtactatttctatttttactgTTGCGCTGTTATTGTAATCAGGAGAGAGAACACCGTGTCCCTTATGttgtatttcacaaaaaaagattatgaCCAGATTGTAAACAGTGTGTTTAGTCGGAGCCCCTAGATTGCTCTGCACTGTAACTCTACTTATTTATGAATGGAAACCTCCCCAGTTTTACATAGTTTACACGGAagaacagtctgtgtttccAGCGACTCTTTCTTTGTCCAGAGTGATCTGCTGTATCCTGCACACATCCGCTCCTTTGTTTCCTTCCCCGCTATTTGAATGCAAGGAAATGCCCACTATAGTGGGGTgactgtgaaaatgtcatctgGATCCTTATCAGCATTTGTGCATACTGTGTACATACTCCCTAACAAACGAACCATCATCACCGCAGCATTACACGTTTTGACTCCTGCCCTGAGTTGCTCCTTTGCTAAATAAAAACCCGTCTTATTTTCGTAGGGCACTTGAGCCCTTCTGGCACTGCAGCATATTAAGAGACAATATAAACAGAAATGGTTTACAGAAGTCCAAAAACTGCAGAAGTTGCTTGGAGTATGTCTTGATTTATCTtaactttgtctcttttcagtTGAATATTAGAAATAATCTAACACGTGGCTTTTCCTGCTTTACAGGCAACATCCTATGTATAATGGAGGGGAGCTGCGCTGGCAGCAGCCTAACCCCACCCCCGGTGGTCCGTACTTGGCCTACCCCATCCTGTCTTCCCCCCAGCCTCCTGTCTCAAACGACTACGCTTACTACCAGATTATGCCTGCTCCATGCCCACCCATGATGGGCTTCTACCAGCCTTTCCCTGGAACCTACCCAGGTCCTGTGCAAGCCGGAGTGGTCAATCCTGTCTCGGCAGATGTCACTGAAAGGCCTCTGCCTCTGGGGCCTGCATATGGAATGGCCAGTCAGAGGGGGAGAGGCATGGTTCGATCCAATATTCTCCCAAAGGTGAATAAAATTGCTGCAATTCTGCCACACTGATGAAATGCGTTATTTGTGTTCtttctcagtctttttttttaatgagaccATGCcctgcctatttttttttctttctcctacAGCAACATTTGGGTGTGTGTCAGCCTCCAAGGGGTCGCCGGCCTCCGACCAGAAGTGTAGCTGTGCAGAAGGAGGTGTGCACCTTAGGGCCTGATGGTAGGACCAAAACTGTCATGTTGGTGGATGCGGCGCAGCAGACGGGTAAGAACATGGCTacaacaaataaagtctaacCGTGAAGACTGTTATACATCATAAAAAGTATCTCGTCATAAAGCTTGTTTGGCTTTGTAGTGGGGTTGAATCAGGTTGAATTTCTCCAGCATCAATGACTTTCTTCGGTCCCGCGGCTGAAAGAAAGCTGAAACTTGACGCATTCCAGACTTTATTAAAGTTGGCTGATTTTGTAGACGACGCTCTTTTCCCGTCACCGAGAAAGCAGGGCATAATTCTGGTAAAAGGAGCATCTGGTCGTACAGGTTGATGATGCTTGTGCTTAACTTCTGAAAGATCTGGAATGCAGAGTTTCCTGCTGGATAAGTGTGACATGTTCACAGGTCATGGTCTCACCAATGAGGGCTTCTGAAAGCACATCATGTCCACGATGCACAAAATCTCCATGGCTCGTCTGAACTGTTTTCGCTGTGATTAAAAACATCATGTTTGTTCAACAAATGTTCTTCGATTCATatgatttaatttgtatttattgcgCTTTTTTTCATGATGATGACACAATGATACCCCTTTGCGTCTTTGTCAGATTTCCCAGGTGAGGTGTCGGGGCGGTGTGCTGCTGAGCGGGTCAGTCCCCTGCTGTGGAAAAACCGAACAAAGCGGAGACGGGCTTCCCATCCTGCAGAAAACTACAACGAACAGGGCGCCAGTGAGGCGGACATAGACAGCGACAGCGGCTACTGTAGCCCCAAGCACAACCAGGCGACTGGGGTAACACaacgagcagcagcagagaataTAGCAGCACCTATGGtatgtagacttttttttttattttatcatcagcTCCTGATACAGCAGACATACAGTTTATTTTAGGATTTAAATCTGTAAGGTGTTGGTACTCCCTAGATagattttaaagagaaaaataaatcagagcatCTACAGCTTCAGGAATGTGATGCATGTCTGAATGACACAAAATATGGTGTGAAATTTCACTACCAGAGGGAATATAATAGTGGACTTTAGGTGTGGAGAAAATaatattgatatggcaatatattgcgATACCttttcttccaatacaatatcAGTTTTGAATGTCtcaatattgattttaaaagaaacaaagtcaTGTTTCCAATCTTAGACaacttctgcacctccaccaaCACTTTTTCTCAACAAGTGCAGTAAATGGAAacggatcatttggattaatattgttttttgactcagtttgtccaatgaattatcactgtcgtctgatgtacatgtatacaacttgtattttaaaaagcatttaaaatttctcagtgataaatgtagaatattgcaatatatcgcaatatcataacgtatcgtatcgtgactcaagtatcgtgatacgtatcgtatcgtgatgTCTTtcccaatacccacccctaatgGACTTGGTGGTAGTGGATAAGGGCTGAAACTAAAAGCTGCATaagttaaagtgtttttgaataaatgtaccacaaatattaacatgttGTGTTTGCTAATTGTCCCATTGTAGTTTAGTTTTCGACCCTATCACTTGATTTAACAGTGTTCGTGCCAGTGTCTTTGTAGCAGGACGTTTCAAGCTGTCCTTGACTCCGTTCACATCATATTCCGGCTctctcatttttattatcagtCTGTCTTAtcagagataaaaacaagacaagccAAGAAAATAATGTTTACTACACATGATGTATCTCGGTGTAGAGGGGAAGTAacctttttatcttttctgtcttttaggGAGTGGAGGCTGGTGTAATGACGGGTAAGTTTAGATAACGCCCACCTCTTTTTGAATGAAGTGTTAAAATCATCTTACTCATCTCCACCCAGTGTTTCCGTAGCCTTATTTATCATGCACCTTAAGATAATAGCTTTCTACTAAGTGAGAAATGctataaataaagtaattttattCTGTCGCAGGTACCTGGGTAAATGTAGCGTCTCAGGCTACCCCAAAGACCTGGGGGGACAGAAACGGCCAGTTTCACAGAGCAGACCAGAGGAAGAATCCTGAGCAGAGAAACTTCTCACAGGTAAAGTTGTCTCGCTTACGCACACGTTGACTCAAAGGCTGCTGTTTGTTCCCCTGAGCAACTTTGGTGATAATTCCTTAAATGTCAGAAATTATGGACTCAAACAAAAACTTATCTGACTTTCCTTGACATTTTAATGACTGTTTTCTATTTGAATACGCAAGTTAATCGAATagtctgtctcacctgtgtgttCACTGTATGTCTGTATGTATCATTCAGGATTTCCACAGTGGCTACTCAGGGCGTATCCCACCCAACCAGACAGAGCAACGACCACAGCCAGCCGTCGGCACTGCCACCGATCTCACTCCAGAGCCCCTCTACTTCGAGGTGAGGGAAGCTCTCCTGACATTTTCATTATATCGCGTTCTCAGTGCATCACGTTTATCGTCACACTCGTCATTTATTAATTTTGCTAGGATGAAGACGAGTTCCCAGATCTCGCTACTGGAGGTGTCGTCCAACGCAGCAACAAACCAGAATCCACTGCAGTGCAGACGCACACGCAACCGAAACTGCCCAAAAACCTGGTAAGGGAGACACACGTCTTTGAAGGCTGTTCTTATACATCATAGTTGgatgtttttatctctgtcaAATGACTTGATAAACcgcaaaaaaaaggaattttaagaaagcaaaaaatccttgtatcaaagaaatacatcttatattttgttcagagacaagaacttggTGCTTATTATATCACaaactttatgtttattttaagagtttttgtcaagcaaaaaaagcttaacaTGTTGgcatataagaatattttgcgtctttctagtaatgctgtttttgcagcatGTCTAGATACGTAGTCTGCTGTCTAAAACaagataatatatataaaatgcactctgaaattcaaaacaatgtAGATTTGATTCTGGATTTATTGATCCAAGTGTTGGTGTGCTCTTTTACGTGATCTTTACATCCCggctaaatgttttttttcttgtgttttgtgtgtgtgtttgtctctacTCGTGCCACAGCTGGATAACCTACCAGAAAACTCCCCTATCAACATCGTGCAGACACCCATCCCCATTACAACTTCCGTTCCCAAGAGAGCCAAGAGCCAGAGGAAGAAGGCTCTGGCTGCTGCCTTAGCCACTGCACAGGAGTACTCTGAAATCAGCATGGAACAGAAGAAACTACAGGTATCAACCCCAGATGCTGATTTATTTAGGTTTAAAACATTCTGCTCCTCGTCACCAGCCCTTCTATAGTAAatattctctttctttccttcgcCCGGCAGGAAGCTTTCACCAAAGCAGCAGGGAAGAAGAGTAAAACCTCTGTTGAGCTGGACCTGGGAGACATGCTGGCGGCTttggagaaacagcagcaggctATGAAGGCCAGGCAACTCAACAACACCAAGCCGCTGTCTTTCACAGGTATTCATTAGCTCAGACCTCAACAAGCTGcttaaaaatgaatacaaactGATTTTGAGAGTTATTTGTGAGTTATTCTACTcacagtcacttttttttttttttctgtctctccagtTGGAACAACTACTCCATTCCACAGCACGGGCTCGACAAGCGTGCCGTCCATGCTGAAGGGTAACCAGCAGCCGTACTCGGCTCCACATAATGCCCTGGATTCCACTGCACCTCGTatgaagagagggaaggagcgAGAAATCCCTAAAGTCAAACGGCCAACAGCCCTCAAAAAGGTCTTGAAATCAAAACTAATGGTGTAACAGTATTGTTTAGCT
The sequence above is drawn from the Mugil cephalus isolate CIBA_MC_2020 chromosome 3, CIBA_Mcephalus_1.1, whole genome shotgun sequence genome and encodes:
- the secisbp2l gene encoding selenocysteine insertion sequence-binding protein 2-like gives rise to the protein MDASDNKDVKLSPEVEPFIPQKKGLEGSLVSMSLSGEPGGGGGGGGGGGGGGGGGGGGIGGGSGGVETTPIPSYLITCYPFVQENQPNRQHPMYNGGELRWQQPNPTPGGPYLAYPILSSPQPPVSNDYAYYQIMPAPCPPMMGFYQPFPGTYPGPVQAGVVNPVSADVTERPLPLGPAYGMASQRGRGMVRSNILPKQHLGVCQPPRGRRPPTRSVAVQKEVCTLGPDGRTKTVMLVDAAQQTDFPGEVSGRCAAERVSPLLWKNRTKRRRASHPAENYNEQGASEADIDSDSGYCSPKHNQATGVTQRAAAENIAAPMGVEAGVMTGTWVNVASQATPKTWGDRNGQFHRADQRKNPEQRNFSQDFHSGYSGRIPPNQTEQRPQPAVGTATDLTPEPLYFEDEDEFPDLATGGVVQRSNKPESTAVQTHTQPKLPKNLLDNLPENSPINIVQTPIPITTSVPKRAKSQRKKALAAALATAQEYSEISMEQKKLQEAFTKAAGKKSKTSVELDLGDMLAALEKQQQAMKARQLNNTKPLSFTVGTTTPFHSTGSTSVPSMLKGNQQPYSAPHNALDSTAPRMKRGKEREIPKVKRPTALKKIILKEREGKKGKPSVEQESSGHEEHGDECLNFTDDLAREPASQEENGLSVPSDASLSPASQNSPYSITPVSQGSPASSGIGSPMASNAITKIHSRRFREYCNQVLSKEIDESVTLLLQELVRFQERVYQKDPTKAKSKRRLVMGLREVTKHMKLHKIKCVIISPNCEKIQAKGGLDEALYNVIAMAREQEIPFVFALGRKALGRCVNKLVPVSVVGIFNYSGAEGLFNRLVSLTEEARKAYKDMVSALEQEQAEEALKNDKKVPHHMGHSRNHSAASAISFCSIFSEPISEVNEKEYETNWRSMMETSDALEPVEAEPSRPAPPAAAQRENETPPASTASAATPSSSAPQSRAGPPPTLGAGDRDEVRVDDRLELASQQSTETGSLDGSCRGPLNSSITSTTSTLVPGMLEEEEEEEEEEEDYTPEPISVEVPTLSSRIESWVSKTLENLHLGKNQESTEEEEEEDEEEDEEEERGQSEDEEDLDTVDVTETRTEGKEQAEAKKATG